A genomic stretch from Bacteroidia bacterium includes:
- a CDS encoding DUF58 domain-containing protein produces the protein METSELLKKVRKIEIKTRGLSNQIFSGEYHSAFKGRGMAFSEVREYQPGDDIRAIDWNVTARFNHTFVKIFEEERELTVMLVVDVSASGQFGSQKQLKQELITELCAVLAFSAIQNNDKIGIIFFSDVIEKFIPPKKGRGHILRIIRELVNFKPEHKGTDIELALRYLNNVIKKRSIAFVISDFIGTHFSDALKIANKKHDLVALRIYDHRENELPDVGLVKMIDAESGALAWINTSDKNVRDNYAANARKKEIYLKEIFNKSGVDAAHINTSEPYIKPLTNLFKKRNK, from the coding sequence ATGGAAACGAGTGAATTATTAAAGAAAGTCAGGAAGATTGAAATTAAAACACGTGGTCTTTCCAACCAGATTTTTTCTGGAGAATACCACAGTGCTTTTAAAGGGCGCGGAATGGCTTTTAGTGAAGTACGCGAATACCAGCCGGGCGACGACATTCGTGCCATCGATTGGAATGTAACTGCGCGCTTCAACCATACGTTTGTGAAAATTTTTGAAGAAGAACGTGAACTCACTGTAATGTTGGTTGTGGATGTAAGCGCTTCTGGACAATTTGGTTCACAGAAACAATTGAAACAAGAATTGATTACGGAATTATGTGCTGTGCTTGCCTTTTCAGCGATTCAGAACAATGATAAAATCGGAATTATTTTTTTCAGCGATGTCATTGAAAAATTCATTCCGCCCAAAAAGGGTCGCGGACATATTCTGCGCATCATCCGTGAACTCGTTAATTTTAAACCCGAACACAAAGGAACTGACATTGAATTGGCTTTGCGTTATCTCAACAATGTTATTAAAAAACGAAGTATTGCTTTTGTGATTTCTGATTTTATTGGAACTCATTTTTCAGATGCTTTAAAGATTGCCAATAAAAAGCACGACTTAGTGGCTTTACGAATTTACGACCATCGCGAAAATGAATTGCCGGATGTTGGGTTGGTAAAAATGATAGATGCAGAAAGTGGCGCACTTGCATGGATAAATACTTCAGATAAAAATGTGCGAGACAATTACGCCGCAAATGCGCGAAAAAAAGAAATCTATCTGAAAGAAATATTTAACAAAAGTGGCGTAGATGCCGCTCATATCAATACTTCAGAACCATATATCAAACCATTGACGAATCTGTTTAAGAAAAGAAATAAATAA
- a CDS encoding AAA family ATPase, which produces MTDIKELNERIQKESAFVDLLTMEMDKVIVGQKYMVERLLIGLLSNGHILLEGVPGLAKTLAIKSLASTIKADFSRIQFTPDLLPADLVGTMIYNQKKEEFTVRKGPLFSNFILADEINRAPAKVQSALLEAMQERQVTIGDQTFKLPEPFLVLATQNPVEQEGTYPLPEAQVDRFMMKVVIGYPNKEEERKIVRQNISGSFPTPNCVLKPEDILSARNVVRDVYMDEKIEKYIVDIVFATRYPKEYKLDKFAGLINFGGSPRASINLALASKAYAFIKRRGYVIPEDVRAICQDVLRHRIGLTYEAEAENITSENIINEILNTIEVP; this is translated from the coding sequence ATGACTGACATCAAAGAATTAAACGAGCGCATACAAAAAGAAAGTGCTTTTGTAGACTTGCTCACGATGGAAATGGACAAGGTAATTGTGGGCCAAAAATACATGGTCGAACGTTTACTAATTGGGTTGCTTTCTAACGGACATATATTATTAGAAGGTGTGCCGGGATTGGCGAAAACACTTGCCATCAAATCATTGGCTTCTACGATTAAAGCAGATTTTAGTCGTATCCAATTTACGCCGGACTTATTGCCTGCGGATTTGGTTGGAACGATGATTTACAATCAGAAGAAAGAAGAATTTACCGTGCGTAAAGGACCTCTTTTTTCCAATTTCATTTTAGCGGATGAGATCAATCGTGCGCCGGCAAAAGTGCAAAGCGCGCTCCTCGAAGCCATGCAAGAACGACAAGTAACCATTGGCGATCAAACCTTCAAATTACCTGAACCATTTCTGGTACTCGCTACTCAAAATCCAGTAGAACAAGAAGGAACGTATCCATTGCCGGAAGCGCAAGTAGATCGTTTTATGATGAAAGTGGTGATTGGTTATCCGAATAAAGAAGAAGAGCGAAAAATTGTTCGTCAAAATATTTCAGGCAGTTTCCCAACACCAAATTGTGTGTTGAAACCGGAAGATATTTTATCCGCGAGAAATGTGGTGAGAGATGTTTACATGGATGAAAAAATTGAAAAATACATTGTGGACATTGTTTTTGCAACGCGTTATCCGAAAGAATACAAATTGGATAAATTTGCCGGACTCATTAATTTTGGTGGCTCGCCGAGAGCAAGTATTAATTTGGCACTTGCTTCAAAAGCCTACGCATTTATTAAACGCAGAGGTTATGTAATCCCAGAAGATGTACGTGCTATTTGTCAGGATGTATTGCGCCACCGTATTGGTTTAACCTACGAAGCAGAAGCAGAAAATATTACTTCTGAAAATATCATTAATGAGATTTTAAATACAATTGAAGTTCCGTAA
- the clpB gene encoding ATP-dependent chaperone ClpB has product MNLNNFTIKSQEAVQQASQLATINGNQAIENGHLLKGIMEVDENVTPFILKKLNVNAPIFKAALDKIIESYPKNSATQPYLSGNANQAIAKASGFLKEFGDEYVSIEHLLLGILVTKDVVSQLMKDNGINEKDLKAAITELRKGEKVTSQSAEENYNALGKYAINLNSQAKNGKLDPVIGRDEEIRRVLQILSRRTKNNPILVGEPGVGKTAIAEGLAHRIINGDVPENLKSKQIFSLDMGALIAGAKYKGEFEERLKSVVKEVISAEGEIILFIDEIHTLVGAGGGEGAMDAANILKPALARGELRAIGATTLSEFQKYFEKDKALERRFQKVMVNEPNAEDAISILRGIKEKYEMHHKVRIKDEAIISAVELSQRYINDRFLPDKAIDLMDEAASKLRMQINSMPIELEEVERKIRQLEIEREGIKRENDKQKLDSLNKEIAELSDKRTDLRAKWKSEKEVVDGIQKEKQQIEELKFEAEQAERSGDYGKVAEIRYGRIKEAEARLNVFEKKLIAMQTNGLQMIKEEVDSEDIASVVANWTGIPVNRMLQSEKEKLLHLETELHQRVVGQDEAIEAIADAVRRSRAGLQDNKRPIGSFIFLGTTGVGKTELAKALADFLFNNENSMTRIDMSEYQERHAVSRLVGAPPGYVGYEEGGQLTEAVRRKPYSVVLLDEIEKAHPDVFNILLQVLDDGRLTDNKGRVVNFKNTIIIMTSNIGSHLIQENFEKLTIGNHEEIMAKTKREVFELLKKTIRPEFLNRIDETIMFTPLTRDDVHQIVKLQFQHIVKTLAENQIKITATDEAIDWISQLGYDPQFGARPIKRVLQKQVLNELSKQILAGTIHKDSEIVLDMFNKQLVFRNPIKEDKKKKAKV; this is encoded by the coding sequence ATGAACTTAAATAATTTCACTATAAAATCGCAAGAAGCCGTGCAACAAGCATCGCAACTTGCAACCATAAATGGAAATCAAGCCATTGAAAACGGACATTTACTAAAAGGTATTATGGAAGTGGACGAAAACGTAACGCCGTTTATCCTCAAAAAATTAAACGTAAATGCTCCCATATTTAAAGCGGCATTGGATAAAATAATCGAAAGCTATCCGAAAAATTCGGCTACACAGCCTTATTTATCAGGCAATGCGAATCAAGCGATTGCAAAAGCTTCCGGATTTTTAAAAGAATTTGGAGATGAATATGTTTCGATTGAGCATTTGTTATTGGGAATTTTGGTAACAAAAGATGTGGTTTCGCAATTGATGAAAGACAATGGCATCAATGAAAAAGATTTAAAAGCGGCGATTACAGAGCTTCGCAAAGGCGAAAAAGTAACAAGTCAAAGTGCGGAAGAAAACTACAATGCGCTTGGAAAATATGCGATTAATTTAAATTCTCAAGCCAAAAATGGAAAGTTAGATCCGGTGATTGGACGCGACGAAGAAATCCGCCGTGTATTGCAAATTTTATCTCGCAGAACAAAAAATAATCCCATTTTAGTAGGGGAGCCGGGTGTCGGAAAAACCGCTATTGCCGAAGGTTTGGCGCATCGTATCATTAACGGAGACGTCCCTGAAAATTTAAAGTCAAAACAAATTTTTTCTTTGGATATGGGCGCGCTCATTGCCGGAGCAAAATACAAGGGTGAGTTTGAAGAACGTTTGAAATCCGTTGTGAAGGAAGTGATTTCAGCAGAGGGAGAAATTATTTTATTTATTGATGAAATCCATACATTGGTTGGTGCTGGCGGCGGAGAAGGCGCGATGGATGCTGCCAATATTTTAAAACCGGCATTGGCGCGTGGCGAATTGCGCGCAATTGGTGCGACTACATTAAGCGAATTTCAAAAATATTTTGAGAAAGACAAAGCGTTGGAAAGACGTTTTCAGAAAGTAATGGTGAACGAACCGAATGCGGAAGATGCCATCTCTATCCTCCGTGGAATCAAGGAAAAATATGAAATGCATCACAAAGTTCGAATAAAAGACGAAGCGATTATTTCGGCTGTGGAACTTTCTCAACGTTATATTAACGATCGTTTTCTTCCTGATAAAGCCATTGACTTGATGGACGAAGCGGCTTCGAAATTGAGAATGCAAATTAATTCCATGCCAATTGAATTGGAAGAAGTAGAACGGAAAATTCGTCAGTTGGAAATTGAGCGAGAAGGAATTAAACGCGAAAACGACAAACAAAAATTAGATTCCTTGAACAAAGAAATTGCGGAACTCAGCGATAAGCGAACTGATTTAAGAGCAAAATGGAAAAGTGAAAAAGAAGTGGTGGACGGTATTCAAAAAGAAAAACAACAAATTGAAGAATTAAAATTTGAAGCGGAACAAGCCGAAAGAAGCGGAGATTATGGAAAAGTAGCAGAGATTCGTTACGGACGAATTAAAGAAGCAGAAGCACGATTAAATGTTTTCGAGAAAAAATTAATTGCGATGCAAACTAACGGTTTGCAAATGATTAAAGAAGAAGTAGACAGCGAAGACATTGCGAGCGTTGTCGCCAATTGGACGGGAATACCTGTTAATAGGATGCTGCAAAGTGAAAAAGAAAAATTATTACACTTGGAAACAGAATTACATCAACGTGTGGTTGGGCAAGACGAAGCGATAGAAGCCATTGCAGATGCGGTGCGCAGAAGCAGAGCTGGATTGCAAGATAACAAACGTCCAATAGGTTCCTTCATTTTTTTAGGAACAACAGGCGTTGGAAAGACTGAATTAGCAAAGGCTTTGGCAGATTTTTTATTCAACAATGAAAACTCGATGACGCGAATTGACATGAGCGAATATCAAGAGCGCCACGCGGTAAGTCGCTTGGTGGGCGCACCTCCGGGATATGTCGGGTACGAAGAAGGCGGACAATTAACAGAAGCCGTTCGCAGAAAACCATACAGTGTTGTGCTGTTGGATGAAATTGAAAAAGCGCATCCAGATGTGTTTAATATTTTGCTGCAAGTGTTGGACGATGGGCGTTTGACCGATAATAAGGGCAGAGTGGTAAATTTTAAAAACACGATTATCATCATGACTTCAAATATTGGTTCGCATCTCATTCAGGAAAATTTTGAGAAATTGACAATCGGAAATCACGAAGAAATAATGGCGAAAACAAAACGCGAAGTGTTTGAATTATTGAAAAAAACAATTCGTCCGGAGTTTTTAAACAGAATTGATGAAACCATTATGTTTACGCCTTTAACGCGCGATGATGTACATCAAATTGTGAAACTTCAATTTCAACATATTGTAAAAACCTTGGCGGAAAATCAAATTAAAATTACCGCCACCGACGAAGCAATTGATTGGATTTCGCAATTGGGTTACGATCCGCAATTTGGCGCTCGTCCAATAAAACGCGTATTACAAAAGCAAGTATTGAACGAATTATCCAAACAAATTTTAGCTGGAACCATTCACAAAGATTCTGAAATTGTGTTGGATATGTTTAATAAACAATTGGTTTTTCGCAATCCGATTAAAGAAGATAAAAAGAAAAAAGCGAAAGTATAA
- a CDS encoding S8/S53 family peptidase — protein MNFYLTSLEANPEKQNSVVNTLVKGNVDVVKKLISEYGGRFKFSAGSISSVVIPVSALKYFTANAAIIRMECYPHKIKMMNDTMRVKNNVNEVQAGLAPLPQPYDGKGVVLGFIDSGVDFTHPDLQDSAGKTRIKYLWDQNLPNNARTPQPYGYGEAWNNLAIDSGMAAASKDTLEYGHGTTVVGIGSGNARANGLNKGVAPKADIIVVALNFNSDSSNLISDAVNYIYNKANIIGEPCVINASVGDYYGSHDGKNLEAQLIDGMITAQNGRVFVAAAGNAGNINYHIGYPVNSDTSFTWYAYDASYHNVDIQMWGDTNSFKNVQFGIGVNLPSGSFAQRAKTIFSTIASHLGAIQYDTIYNSSHQRLGIMQSFGDLANGVYSMEFVIVPDSISYNWSLMTTGSGTFDSWSFDVVNSGLPNVSVLPAMAYYQTPDAKKSLCSSFQCSNQVITVANYVNRNDYYDYKDSLITMAGETTGAIAPSSSLGPTRDGRQKPDIAATGDVTLSCAVLYLVNEFIANGIGYKIGLGSKHMRNGGTSSASPVVAGIAALYLERYPNSTNIQVKNAITECAKQDNFTGYSLPDNTWGYGKANAFGALTGCVTSVPENNFSSGHYFSVYPNPFTDKTSISYDISKIAGNSGTNYIQIVDVLGRVIQQIKITDTQNTITFYKNNFPNGFYFVNLLVNGKNIQIEKMIIL, from the coding sequence ATGAATTTCTACTTGACTTCATTGGAAGCGAATCCTGAAAAACAAAATTCCGTTGTAAATACACTTGTGAAAGGTAATGTAGATGTTGTAAAAAAATTAATTTCTGAATATGGAGGACGATTCAAATTTTCTGCTGGAAGTATTTCATCTGTTGTTATTCCCGTGAGTGCGCTTAAATATTTCACTGCAAATGCTGCTATTATTCGTATGGAATGCTATCCTCATAAAATAAAAATGATGAACGATACCATGCGTGTTAAAAACAATGTCAATGAAGTGCAAGCAGGATTAGCTCCTTTGCCGCAACCGTATGATGGAAAAGGTGTTGTGCTTGGTTTTATTGATTCGGGGGTTGATTTTACACATCCTGATTTGCAAGATAGTGCAGGGAAAACGCGTATTAAATATTTGTGGGATCAAAATTTACCGAACAATGCTAGAACTCCTCAACCTTATGGATATGGCGAAGCTTGGAATAATTTGGCGATAGACAGCGGAATGGCGGCGGCATCAAAAGACACCTTGGAATATGGGCATGGCACTACCGTTGTGGGAATTGGCAGTGGAAATGCTAGAGCGAATGGGCTTAATAAAGGGGTTGCTCCAAAAGCTGATATTATTGTAGTAGCACTTAATTTTAACAGTGATTCCAGCAACTTGATTTCGGATGCCGTTAATTACATTTACAACAAAGCCAATATAATTGGAGAGCCTTGTGTTATTAATGCCAGTGTTGGCGATTATTATGGTTCTCACGATGGAAAAAATTTAGAAGCGCAACTGATTGATGGTATGATTACCGCTCAAAATGGGAGAGTGTTTGTAGCAGCTGCCGGAAATGCCGGGAATATTAATTATCACATCGGATATCCTGTTAACAGTGATACCAGTTTCACTTGGTATGCCTACGATGCCAGTTATCATAACGTAGATATACAAATGTGGGGAGATACCAATTCGTTCAAAAATGTACAATTTGGGATTGGTGTTAATTTGCCTTCGGGTTCTTTCGCACAACGCGCGAAAACAATTTTTTCAACAATTGCCAGTCATTTGGGAGCCATTCAATACGATACTATTTACAACAGTTCCCATCAAAGATTAGGCATCATGCAATCTTTCGGAGATTTAGCCAACGGCGTTTATTCCATGGAATTTGTGATTGTTCCAGATTCTATCAGTTACAATTGGAGTTTAATGACCACAGGAAGCGGCACATTTGATTCTTGGAGTTTTGACGTAGTCAATTCTGGATTACCCAACGTAAGCGTGTTGCCAGCTATGGCATATTATCAAACGCCTGACGCAAAAAAATCCTTGTGCAGCAGTTTTCAATGCTCCAACCAAGTGATTACCGTTGCTAATTATGTCAATCGAAATGATTATTACGATTACAAAGATAGTTTGATCACTATGGCAGGTGAAACAACAGGAGCTATCGCGCCTTCTTCCAGTTTAGGTCCCACACGCGATGGCAGACAAAAGCCAGATATTGCTGCAACAGGTGATGTTACACTTTCTTGTGCCGTATTGTATTTGGTGAACGAATTTATTGCTAATGGAATAGGTTATAAAATAGGATTAGGAAGCAAGCACATGCGGAATGGCGGAACTTCTTCTGCTTCTCCAGTTGTGGCGGGAATAGCTGCTTTGTATTTAGAACGCTATCCGAATTCGACCAATATTCAAGTAAAAAATGCCATTACAGAATGTGCGAAACAAGATAATTTTACCGGATACAGTTTGCCTGATAATACTTGGGGATATGGAAAAGCAAATGCTTTTGGTGCGCTGACAGGTTGCGTAACGAGTGTTCCGGAAAATAATTTTTCGAGCGGACATTATTTTTCTGTCTATCCGAATCCCTTTACAGATAAGACAAGCATTAGTTACGACATTTCAAAAATTGCTGGAAATTCGGGAACTAATTATATTCAAATCGTAGATGTATTGGGAAGAGTTATTCAACAAATAAAAATTACGGATACTCAAAACACGATTACGTTTTACAAAAATAATTTTCCGAACGGATTTTATTTCGTCAATTTATTAGTGAACGGAAAAAATATTCAAATAGAAAAAATGATAATTTTGTAG
- a CDS encoding UbiA-like polyprenyltransferase yields MSSQKNIFQNYLSLVKFSHTVFALPFACIGFFIAVKLNHFPFSIKIFALVLLCMIFARSAAMAFNRYIDKDIDSKNDRTKNREIPAGIISAKSALLFTILNAGCFIAATYFINPLCFFLSPIALLVILGYSYTKRFTFLCHLVLGIGLSLAPIGAYIAVTGKFALLPLLYSFAVLCWVSGFDMIYAMQDEDFDKSEKLFSVPASFGKKFSLRFSNLLHFLCFAFIAYAGYSAHFGYWYWIGTGIFTALLIYQHTLVKPNDLSRVNIAFMTTNGIASVVFAIFVIVDLYFRA; encoded by the coding sequence TTGTCTTCTCAAAAAAATATTTTTCAAAACTATTTATCACTCGTTAAATTTAGTCACACGGTTTTCGCTTTGCCTTTTGCGTGCATCGGTTTTTTTATTGCCGTAAAACTCAATCATTTTCCGTTCAGCATTAAAATTTTTGCCTTGGTTTTGCTTTGCATGATTTTCGCGAGAAGCGCAGCTATGGCTTTTAACAGATACATCGACAAAGATATTGATAGCAAAAATGATCGTACCAAAAACAGAGAAATTCCAGCCGGAATTATTTCTGCGAAATCCGCTTTATTATTCACCATTTTAAACGCTGGTTGTTTTATTGCAGCAACTTATTTCATCAATCCGCTTTGCTTTTTTCTTTCTCCAATTGCATTGCTTGTCATTCTGGGATACAGTTATACCAAGCGTTTCACATTTTTATGTCATCTTGTTTTGGGCATCGGATTATCGCTCGCTCCTATTGGCGCGTACATTGCTGTAACTGGAAAATTTGCGCTGTTGCCTTTGTTGTATTCCTTCGCTGTACTTTGCTGGGTAAGTGGTTTCGATATGATTTACGCGATGCAAGACGAAGATTTTGATAAGTCAGAAAAATTATTCTCCGTACCTGCTTCTTTCGGAAAAAAATTTTCTTTGCGTTTTTCGAACCTTTTGCATTTTCTTTGTTTTGCGTTTATCGCTTACGCTGGATATTCGGCACATTTCGGATACTGGTATTGGATTGGAACAGGTATTTTTACAGCACTTTTAATCTATCAACACACTTTGGTAAAACCAAATGATTTAAGTCGCGTAAACATTGCCTTTATGACTACCAATGGGATTGCCAGCGTTGTGTTTGCGATTTTCGTCATCGTAGATTTGTATTTTCGAGCTTGA
- a CDS encoding DNA translocase FtsK 4TM domain-containing protein, whose translation MAERKSNTLKSPKKADKTAEGKVSEKVPGKNIFSTSIFQSFKNPFEDARFRKISGLIFILFSVYLFIALVSYLFTWQIDQDKVLGPWSAMKVNNWLGKIGAVTSFQFMHQWFGVSAFIFSFLFFIIGIKILFNVTLLPLIRTFQISFFVLIWTSATLGFLFHNDFAPGGGLGYNIGLWLNETLGKVGTGFLIFFSLIGFLALTFNLSFDWFSSTKKEEKEKEIPTEIIQKEEPEDVFNTVREDKIVSFDLTDERSTANDIEDETEPEIKSEEKKNLEIIDENTVPFSIEETPIEKNIFSEDKKTENDLPFGEYDPTLELSSYQLPSIDLLEQYNNKEINVNTEELTANKNKIVETLRNYNIEIDKIKATIGPTVTLYEIIPAAGVRISKIKNLEDDIALSLSALGIRIIAPIPGRGTIGIEVPNLNPETVAMRSIIASEKFQNTTMDLPIALGKTISNETFIADLTKMPHLLMAGATGQGKSVGLNAVLVSLLYKKHPSQIKFVLVDPKKVELTLFNKIERHFLAKLPNSEEAIITDTKKVIHTLNSLCIEMDNRYDLLKNAQVRNIKEYNTKFIARKLNPNNGHKFLPYIVLVVDEFADLIMTAGKEVEMPIARLAQLARAIGIHLIIATQRPSVNIITGTIKANFPARIAFRVSSKIDSRTILDSGGADQLIGRGDMLLSTGNDLIRLQCAFVDTPEVDRICDFIGSQRSYPEAFLLPEYVDENAEATQGDFSAEDNDALFEEAARIIVQHQQGSASLLQRRLKLGYNRAGRIVDQLEAAKIIGPFEGSKAREVLIKDALSLEQFLTDLKSRRSEPF comes from the coding sequence ATGGCAGAGCGTAAATCGAATACATTAAAAAGTCCTAAAAAAGCAGATAAAACTGCGGAAGGAAAAGTGTCTGAAAAAGTGCCTGGAAAAAATATTTTTTCAACGAGCATTTTTCAATCATTTAAAAATCCTTTTGAAGATGCGCGTTTTCGTAAAATAAGCGGATTGATTTTTATCTTATTTTCAGTGTATCTTTTTATCGCACTTGTTTCCTATTTATTTACGTGGCAAATTGATCAAGACAAAGTACTCGGACCTTGGTCTGCGATGAAAGTGAATAATTGGTTGGGGAAAATCGGCGCCGTTACATCGTTTCAATTTATGCACCAATGGTTTGGTGTTTCTGCATTTATTTTTTCGTTTTTATTTTTCATCATCGGGATAAAAATACTTTTCAATGTTACCTTGCTTCCGCTGATACGCACGTTTCAAATTTCTTTTTTTGTACTGATTTGGACTTCGGCAACACTCGGATTTTTATTTCACAATGATTTTGCTCCTGGCGGCGGATTAGGCTATAACATTGGCTTGTGGCTAAATGAAACACTCGGAAAAGTAGGCACGGGATTTTTAATTTTCTTTTCTCTTATCGGATTTTTAGCATTGACGTTTAATCTTTCTTTTGATTGGTTTTCATCAACTAAAAAAGAAGAAAAGGAAAAAGAAATTCCTACTGAAATTATCCAGAAAGAAGAACCAGAAGATGTTTTTAATACCGTTCGAGAAGATAAAATAGTTTCTTTCGATTTAACGGACGAGCGTTCTACCGCCAACGATATAGAAGATGAAACAGAACCTGAAATAAAATCGGAGGAAAAAAAAAACTTAGAAATAATCGATGAAAATACAGTTCCGTTTTCGATCGAAGAAACACCTATTGAAAAAAATATTTTTTCAGAAGATAAAAAAACTGAAAACGATTTGCCTTTCGGAGAATACGATCCAACCTTAGAACTTTCTTCGTATCAATTGCCTTCCATTGATTTATTAGAGCAATACAACAACAAAGAAATCAATGTAAATACGGAAGAGCTGACTGCGAATAAAAATAAAATTGTAGAAACGCTTCGCAATTACAACATTGAAATTGATAAAATTAAAGCGACGATTGGACCAACAGTTACGCTGTACGAAATTATTCCGGCAGCTGGAGTTCGGATTTCTAAAATAAAAAATTTAGAAGACGACATCGCGCTAAGCCTTTCTGCGCTTGGTATTCGGATTATTGCGCCGATTCCTGGAAGAGGAACAATTGGTATTGAAGTGCCGAATCTAAATCCGGAAACGGTGGCAATGCGTTCCATTATTGCATCGGAAAAATTTCAAAATACAACAATGGATTTACCGATTGCTTTGGGTAAAACAATTTCGAACGAAACATTTATTGCTGATTTAACAAAAATGCCGCATTTGTTGATGGCAGGGGCGACTGGACAAGGAAAATCAGTTGGATTGAATGCAGTTTTAGTTTCTTTATTATACAAAAAACATCCTTCGCAAATAAAATTTGTGTTGGTAGATCCTAAAAAAGTAGAGCTCACGTTGTTCAATAAAATTGAACGTCATTTTTTGGCGAAACTTCCGAATTCAGAAGAAGCGATTATTACGGATACAAAAAAGGTAATTCATACGCTCAATTCCTTGTGTATTGAGATGGACAACCGTTATGATTTATTAAAAAATGCGCAAGTCAGAAACATAAAAGAATACAATACTAAATTTATTGCACGAAAATTAAATCCCAATAACGGACATAAATTTTTACCATATATCGTTTTGGTGGTAGATGAATTTGCGGATTTAATTATGACCGCCGGAAAAGAAGTAGAGATGCCCATTGCACGTTTGGCACAGTTGGCACGTGCAATCGGAATCCATTTGATTATTGCAACGCAACGCCCGTCGGTAAATATTATTACGGGAACGATTAAAGCCAATTTCCCTGCGCGAATTGCTTTTCGTGTTTCTTCAAAAATTGATTCACGCACCATTTTGGATTCCGGCGGAGCCGACCAATTGATTGGTCGCGGAGATATGTTGCTTTCCACCGGAAACGATTTAATTCGTTTGCAATGCGCTTTTGTGGATACGCCCGAAGTAGATCGAATTTGCGATTTTATTGGTTCTCAACGCAGTTATCCCGAAGCATTTTTATTGCCAGAATACGTGGATGAAAATGCGGAAGCAACGCAAGGAGATTTTTCTGCGGAAGACAATGACGCACTTTTTGAAGAAGCGGCGAGAATTATTGTGCAACATCAACAAGGCTCTGCATCGCTGTTACAGCGAAGATTAAAATTAGGATACAACAGAGCTGGCAGAATTGTAGATCAATTAGAAGCAGCAAAAATTATTGGTCCGTTTGAAGGCTCTAAGGCGCGCGAAGTATTGATTAAAGATGCGTTGAGTTTGGAACAATTTTTGACTGACTTAAAAAGCAGAAGGTCGGAACCTTTCTAA
- a CDS encoding outer membrane lipoprotein carrier protein LolA — translation MNSKKVFFIACFVVTTNYSIKLTAQNTPVDKKAKTILDNLSAKTKTYTSIKADFSIAIENSKKEIDTQTGSIEVKGTKYKLSIKGQDIISDGKVVWTYLKDANEVQINNVDNTSDDAINPSTIFTIYEKGFKYAFESESKSGIETIDLFPLNPAKKKYHTVKLMIDKTKNQITSIIVLMKDASSITYTIKNFIPNAPVNDTSFTYDPKSHPGADVVDLRE, via the coding sequence ATGAACTCAAAAAAAGTTTTTTTCATCGCCTGTTTTGTGGTTACAACAAATTATAGCATAAAACTCACCGCCCAAAATACTCCCGTAGATAAAAAAGCGAAAACGATTTTGGATAATTTGAGTGCGAAAACAAAAACATATACGTCCATAAAGGCAGATTTTTCCATCGCTATTGAAAACAGCAAAAAAGAAATCGATACGCAAACTGGAAGCATCGAAGTAAAAGGAACGAAATACAAACTCAGTATCAAAGGACAAGATATTATCTCCGATGGAAAAGTGGTGTGGACGTATTTAAAAGATGCGAACGAAGTGCAAATAAACAATGTGGACAATACTTCGGATGATGCGATAAATCCTTCTACCATTTTTACGATTTACGAAAAAGGTTTTAAATATGCTTTTGAAAGTGAATCGAAAAGTGGGATTGAAACAATTGATTTGTTTCCATTAAATCCGGCTAAAAAGAAATATCATACGGTTAAATTGATGATTGACAAAACGAAAAATCAAATCACTTCTATTATTGTGTTGATGAAAGATGCTTCCTCAATCACGTACACGATTAAAAATTTTATTCCGAATGCGCCTGTGAATGATACTTCTTTTACGTACGATCCAAAATCACATCCTGGTGCAGATGTAGTGGATTTGAGAGAATAA